The proteins below are encoded in one region of Clostridium estertheticum:
- a CDS encoding phosphatase PAP2 family protein translates to MLYYLANSMNLGLNQFFIIISKSSDPTFQVFISALVFIVLYLYNNKLEAICCVFNIGVTGFTNLVLKNIIKRPRPIGIQLIEAHGYSFPSGHSSISTAISIVFIYFIIKRMKNKKIAYLISGFLLIYLILVGISRVYVGDHYPTDVLGGWVIAIIWSYISIAAYNFCMKKGVNKYLDKHFTFRLKMFKNKSKFM, encoded by the coding sequence ATGCTTTATTATTTAGCGAATTCTATGAATTTGGGATTGAATCAATTTTTTATAATTATTTCAAAATCTTCAGACCCTACTTTCCAGGTTTTTATAAGCGCATTGGTTTTTATTGTATTATATCTTTACAATAATAAACTTGAAGCCATTTGTTGTGTGTTTAATATTGGAGTTACTGGTTTTACCAACTTAGTGCTTAAAAACATAATAAAAAGACCTAGACCCATTGGAATACAATTAATTGAAGCTCATGGCTATAGTTTTCCTAGTGGGCATTCCTCTATTTCTACAGCTATAAGTATTGTTTTTATTTACTTTATAATTAAACGAATGAAAAATAAAAAAATTGCATACTTAATTAGTGGTTTTTTACTTATCTATTTAATTCTTGTTGGAATTAGCAGGGTTTATGTTGGTGATCACTATCCAACAGATGTTCTTGGAGGATGGGTTATTGCCATAATATGGTCATATATTTCTATTGCTGCTTATAATTTTTGTATGAAAAAAGGTGTAAATAAATATTTAGATAAACATTTTACTTTTAGACTTAAAATGTTTAAAAACAAATCAAAGTTTATGTAA
- a CDS encoding HD-GYP domain-containing protein, with product MTPNVKRISIYELKPNIILAENLMLNGLTLVAKNISLNIMMIKKIIEFYPSNTIYIYVNEKETVTPSIQDSKGQSFIESESLLNNFSNNIYKFLNNIEVNSKLDLTQIRTMSKGILDTNNDYSSILKSITNSRNIDEYLTRHSVNVAFLSSMLGKWLNLPQKYLTLLTYAAFLHDIGKVKVNQKILNKPSKLTKLEFEEIKKHSVYSYELVRTIPYLDESVSLAVLMHHERLDGSGYPLHLKEDRINTFAKIIGIADTFDAVTSDKVYSKKQNPFKALEIMQHECMATLDYYYLTTFIKQILNYYTGEMVKLSDNRIGKIVKTDINNISSPLISVDSIFIDLKNEKDLFITDLIP from the coding sequence ATGACACCCAATGTTAAAAGAATAAGTATTTATGAACTAAAACCCAATATAATTTTAGCAGAAAATTTAATGTTAAATGGTCTAACTTTAGTTGCAAAAAACATTTCATTAAATATTATGATGATTAAGAAGATAATTGAATTTTACCCATCTAACACTATATATATTTATGTAAATGAAAAGGAGACTGTAACTCCAAGTATTCAAGATTCAAAAGGACAGAGTTTTATTGAATCTGAAAGTTTATTAAATAATTTTTCAAATAACATATACAAGTTTTTAAATAACATCGAGGTCAACTCCAAATTGGACTTAACACAAATAAGAACTATGTCTAAAGGAATTTTAGATACGAATAATGATTACAGTTCTATTTTAAAAAGTATAACAAATTCTAGGAATATAGATGAGTACCTAACTCGGCACTCTGTAAATGTTGCCTTTTTAAGTTCTATGTTAGGTAAATGGCTTAACTTACCTCAAAAATATTTGACCCTTTTGACTTATGCAGCCTTTCTTCACGATATCGGGAAGGTAAAAGTTAACCAAAAAATATTAAATAAGCCCTCAAAACTTACAAAATTAGAATTTGAGGAAATTAAAAAACATTCAGTTTACTCCTATGAACTTGTACGCACTATTCCTTATTTAGACGAATCAGTAAGTCTCGCTGTACTTATGCATCACGAGCGTTTAGATGGTTCAGGTTATCCTCTCCATTTAAAAGAAGATAGAATTAATACTTTCGCAAAAATAATAGGGATTGCTGATACATTTGATGCTGTGACCTCTGACAAAGTCTATAGTAAAAAACAAAACCCCTTTAAAGCTCTAGAAATAATGCAACATGAATGCATGGCTACCTTAGATTATTATTATCTAACCACTTTTATAAAACAAATATTAAATTACTATACAGGAGAAATGGTGAAACTTAGCGACAATCGTATTGGTAAAATAGTAAAAACAGACATAAATAATATTTCTAGTCCTCTTATATCAGTAGATTCGATTTTTATAGACTTAAAAAATGAAAAAGACTTATTTATTACAGACCTCATACCTTAG
- a CDS encoding cysteine desulfurase family protein, whose protein sequence is MEIYLDNSATTKPYEEVIEALGSTMRNYYGNPSSAHSLGFKAEQKLREMRTSIAKSINASSEEIIFTSGGSESNNFLIKGFAKPSSNKLNADIITTKIEHPSILNTFKALVDTGIKVAYIDVDDSGRIDIDALIGSITKDTQVVSVMHVNNEIGVVQDIELIGKLIKEKSSRAKFHVDAVQSYGKIPIDVQKSNIDLLSTSAHKIHGPRGVGFAYIRKGLIPTSLINGGGQEKNLRSGTENLAGIAGFDEAAQIVFKNQHENFNKVLEVKKYFIEKLKVVEGVIINSPLESYFTPYILSVTFKGVKGEVLLHALEQKGIYVSTGSACSAKSHKSSEILKAIGRTDDEQVGTIRFSFSEYNNKDEVDYVIIELNKSLKFLRKMNKR, encoded by the coding sequence ATGGAAATATATTTAGATAACAGTGCAACAACTAAGCCTTATGAGGAGGTTATTGAGGCATTGGGGAGTACTATGAGAAATTATTATGGAAATCCATCTTCAGCACATAGTTTAGGGTTTAAGGCAGAGCAAAAACTTAGGGAGATGCGGACGAGTATTGCTAAAAGTATAAATGCTAGTAGTGAGGAGATAATATTTACATCAGGAGGCAGTGAAAGTAATAACTTCCTTATAAAAGGATTTGCTAAACCATCTTCGAATAAATTAAATGCTGATATAATAACTACTAAAATTGAACATCCAAGTATACTTAACACTTTTAAAGCACTGGTCGATACAGGGATAAAGGTTGCTTATATTGATGTAGATGATAGTGGTAGGATTGATATAGATGCTCTTATAGGAAGTATAACTAAGGATACTCAAGTTGTTAGTGTAATGCATGTTAACAATGAAATAGGAGTAGTGCAGGATATTGAGTTAATAGGAAAACTAATTAAAGAGAAAAGTAGTAGGGCTAAATTTCATGTAGATGCAGTACAAAGCTATGGGAAAATTCCTATTGATGTACAAAAGTCTAATATTGATTTATTATCTACAAGTGCGCATAAAATACATGGACCACGTGGGGTTGGATTTGCATATATAAGAAAGGGACTTATACCTACTAGCCTAATAAATGGTGGAGGTCAAGAAAAAAATTTAAGATCCGGTACAGAAAATCTTGCAGGTATTGCGGGTTTTGATGAGGCAGCACAGATAGTGTTTAAAAATCAGCATGAAAATTTTAATAAAGTTTTAGAGGTAAAAAAGTATTTTATAGAAAAACTCAAAGTGGTAGAGGGTGTTATAATCAATAGTCCACTAGAATCTTACTTTACACCTTATATTTTAAGTGTAACATTTAAAGGTGTAAAAGGAGAGGTGCTTCTTCATGCATTAGAACAAAAGGGCATATATGTGTCTACAGGCTCTGCATGTTCAGCGAAAAGCCATAAAAGCAGTGAAATATTAAAAGCTATTGGTAGGACTGATGATGAGCAAGTAGGAACTATAAGATTTAGTTTTTCTGAATACAATAATAAAGATGAAGTAGACTATGTTATAATCGAATTAAATAAGTCACTAAAGTTTTTAAGAAAAATGAATAAAAGATAA
- a CDS encoding BMP family ABC transporter substrate-binding protein, translating to MMNFSSVDEYKKANRLAKAKYSADILRGNSGHISSLDSILKKIDIVAEIPLGLKNIPLKKIVGTYFYTRSRDFANNFLPLASISSEFASKWEAVYAYHIKDGIDDPIKIYEYMNEFYVMEGNKRVSVLKYVDAYSIDGEVTRLVPKRDENDLNNIIYYEFLEFNNKTGINDIWFSKEGSFTLLGKYLGEYKPKLYLFSNKYKHFIKNVYFPFRNTFYELGGDKLDITTGDAFLEYVKIYGISNEFIETKRKVRVEKFLAELRILTKNNAVDIQTEPFDVHKKNVITSITNLVTSSKKLKVAFVFEKTIDTSGWSYVHNLGRIYAQQQLGSEIETFVIDNFNASDDEDGYERLSKLCEEDYDIIFTTCPSYLNITLRAALKYDNVKFFNCSPVKAYRNVSTYFGRSHEPRFLLGLIAGAITKSNIIGYIDTYNETEIITGINAFALGVKTVNSNAKVLISWLNQTGDVSHSKELMQELQSRGADLIMQNDLIALGKGSRDFGLYSLKYNENETKWIPEINYALITWDWGQFYEKILRNIVNGSFKGIFSTESKRVSFWWGMDSELVDIIYSKHNVPIQTQKLVDIMREMIIENKFHTFAGPIFDRSGQIRIDDGDIGNYEDMLYMEWFVDNVVGEIPKN from the coding sequence ATGATGAATTTTTCATCTGTTGATGAGTATAAAAAAGCAAATAGATTAGCTAAAGCTAAATATAGTGCAGACATATTAAGAGGAAACTCGGGACATATATCATCATTAGATAGCATTTTAAAGAAAATAGACATAGTAGCAGAAATCCCCTTGGGCTTAAAAAACATTCCACTAAAAAAGATAGTAGGAACTTATTTCTATACAAGAAGTAGAGATTTCGCAAATAACTTTCTTCCTCTAGCCAGTATTTCTAGCGAGTTTGCTTCCAAGTGGGAAGCTGTGTATGCTTATCATATTAAGGATGGAATAGATGACCCTATAAAAATATATGAGTACATGAATGAATTCTATGTTATGGAAGGGAATAAACGTGTAAGTGTACTTAAATATGTAGATGCTTATTCAATAGATGGAGAGGTTACTCGGCTAGTTCCTAAAAGAGATGAGAATGACTTAAATAATATAATATATTACGAATTTTTAGAATTTAATAATAAGACAGGCATAAATGATATTTGGTTTTCAAAGGAAGGTAGTTTTACTCTACTTGGTAAGTATTTGGGTGAGTATAAACCAAAACTTTATTTATTTTCAAATAAATACAAGCATTTTATAAAAAATGTGTATTTCCCTTTTAGGAACACATTTTATGAATTAGGAGGAGATAAACTAGACATTACTACTGGAGATGCGTTTCTAGAATATGTAAAAATTTATGGTATTTCAAATGAATTCATAGAAACAAAAAGAAAAGTAAGAGTTGAAAAGTTTTTAGCTGAGCTTAGGATACTTACAAAAAATAATGCTGTTGATATTCAAACTGAGCCCTTTGATGTCCATAAGAAAAATGTTATAACATCAATTACAAACCTAGTGACTTCATCTAAAAAATTAAAGGTGGCTTTTGTTTTTGAAAAAACTATTGATACATCAGGCTGGAGTTATGTCCATAACTTAGGAAGAATATATGCACAGCAACAATTGGGTAGTGAAATAGAAACTTTTGTTATAGATAATTTTAATGCTTCTGATGATGAGGATGGCTATGAAAGGCTAAGTAAATTGTGTGAAGAGGATTATGATATTATATTTACTACATGTCCATCTTATCTTAATATAACCCTTAGAGCGGCCCTTAAGTACGACAATGTTAAGTTCTTTAACTGTTCTCCAGTAAAAGCATATAGAAATGTAAGTACTTACTTTGGGCGCTCTCATGAACCAAGATTTTTGCTCGGACTTATAGCAGGCGCTATTACTAAATCAAACATAATAGGATATATAGATACTTATAATGAAACAGAGATTATAACAGGAATTAATGCTTTTGCACTTGGTGTTAAAACTGTAAATTCTAATGCAAAGGTTTTAATTTCATGGCTTAATCAAACTGGAGATGTCAGTCATTCAAAAGAATTAATGCAAGAACTTCAAAGTCGTGGAGCGGACCTCATAATGCAAAATGATCTAATAGCTTTAGGTAAAGGCTCAAGAGATTTTGGACTATACTCACTAAAATATAATGAGAATGAGACAAAATGGATACCCGAGATAAATTATGCTTTAATTACATGGGATTGGGGTCAGTTTTATGAGAAAATACTTAGAAATATCGTAAATGGTAGTTTTAAGGGAATTTTTAGTACTGAGTCTAAACGTGTAAGCTTTTGGTGGGGCATGGACTCGGAACTTGTGGATATTATATATTCTAAACATAATGTTCCAATTCAAACTCAAAAATTAGTAGATATAATGCGAGAGATGATTATTGAAAATAAATTTCATACTTTTGCTGGGCCGATATTCGATAGGTCAGGTCAAATTAGAATAGATGATGGTGACATAGGAAATTATGAGGATATGTTATATATGGAATGGTTTGTAGATAATGTTGTTGGAGAAATTCCAAAGAATTGA
- a CDS encoding DMT family transporter: MIILKITGKKKSILADMSLLIVALIWGGGFIAVKGALDSVSPFYIMAIRFSISVLIMLLVFRKKIKYVTKNYLFIGTIVGLLLFLGFAAQTIGMKYTTAGKNAFLTGTNVVIVPFLYWLISKKRPDAFSLISAFLCFIGIGMLTLDSGIHIGLGDGLTLLCAVFYAAHIVSVGFFAKKVDVILLVIIQLGACALFSIIAALIFEPMPQSLNSGTIFALIYLGVFSTMLAFIVQNVAQKYTTSTHAAIILCLESVFGCILSVVMLHEIFTSKMILGCLTIFLAIITTETKWKFLKPKK, from the coding sequence GTGATAATTTTGAAAATTACCGGTAAAAAAAAGAGTATCCTCGCTGATATGTCTTTGCTAATAGTGGCACTTATTTGGGGTGGTGGTTTTATAGCTGTAAAAGGGGCTTTAGATAGTGTTTCCCCTTTTTATATAATGGCAATACGTTTTAGCATTTCAGTGCTAATCATGTTATTAGTTTTCAGAAAAAAAATTAAATATGTTACTAAAAACTATCTGTTCATTGGAACTATAGTTGGGCTTCTTCTATTTTTAGGCTTTGCTGCTCAAACTATTGGTATGAAATATACAACAGCTGGTAAAAATGCTTTTTTAACTGGCACTAATGTAGTTATTGTCCCCTTTCTTTATTGGCTAATTAGTAAGAAAAGACCAGATGCTTTTTCACTAATATCTGCTTTTCTATGTTTTATTGGTATAGGGATGCTTACCTTAGATTCCGGTATACATATTGGCCTAGGGGACGGTTTAACATTATTATGCGCAGTATTTTACGCGGCTCATATTGTTTCCGTAGGTTTTTTTGCTAAAAAGGTTGATGTTATTTTACTTGTAATAATACAGTTAGGCGCCTGCGCCCTATTCTCAATTATAGCCGCTTTAATTTTTGAACCGATGCCTCAATCATTAAATTCAGGTACAATATTCGCACTTATCTATTTGGGTGTTTTTAGTACTATGCTTGCATTTATTGTACAAAATGTAGCGCAAAAATATACAACTTCTACCCATGCTGCTATTATTTTATGTTTAGAATCAGTTTTTGGTTGTATTTTATCTGTTGTAATGCTTCACGAAATATTCACATCAAAAATGATATTAGGATGTTTAACTATATTCCTTGCAATTATAACAACTGAGACTAAATGGAAGTTCTTAAAACCAAAAAAATAG
- a CDS encoding metallophosphoesterase family protein codes for MFKIKVLLVSDVEDDYIWEHFDHERFKDIEIVISCGDLKADYLEFLADMIKAPIFYVNGNHDGSFLEKPPGGCIPIDDKIIVYKNIRILGLGGSIAYNKGPFQYTERAMQKRISKLKMCLWRKKGFDILVTHSPAKGMGDGEDPCHTGFNTFINILDKYSPKYFFYGHQHLDYGKKDRVRIYNNTTVVNAFRYHIIEI; via the coding sequence GTGTTTAAAATTAAGGTTTTATTAGTTTCGGATGTTGAAGATGATTATATTTGGGAACATTTTGATCATGAAAGATTTAAAGATATTGAAATTGTAATTTCTTGTGGAGATTTGAAAGCAGATTATTTAGAATTTTTAGCTGATATGATTAAAGCTCCTATATTTTATGTTAATGGTAATCATGATGGATCTTTTTTAGAAAAACCACCAGGTGGATGTATACCTATTGATGATAAAATTATAGTATATAAAAATATTAGAATTCTAGGACTTGGTGGATCAATTGCCTATAATAAAGGACCTTTTCAATATACGGAAAGGGCAATGCAAAAAAGAATTTCAAAATTAAAAATGTGTTTATGGAGAAAAAAAGGATTCGATATATTAGTAACACATTCACCAGCAAAAGGCATGGGAGATGGGGAAGATCCTTGCCACACAGGATTCAATACATTTATAAATATATTAGATAAATATTCTCCAAAATATTTTTTCTATGGTCATCAGCATTTGGATTATGGGAAAAAAGACAGGGTAAGGATATATAATAATACTACGGTTGTAAATGCATTTAGATATCATATTATTGAAATATAA
- the thiI gene encoding tRNA uracil 4-sulfurtransferase ThiI, translating into MRKLILVKFAPEIFLKGLNRGKFEKKLKDNIKNVIKGLEYEFVEDQGRWFIYSEQLDTIINKVKNVFGVMEVCEVTQVEATLVEIEKQAVLEMVGSPAKTFKVETNRANKSFSPGSMDVSRKVGGCILKNNENVSVDVHNPECVINIEIRKMAYIYSKRIKGVCGLPYGMNGSTMLMLSGGIDSPVAGYMMARRGVEVHAVYYHSHPYTSERAKDKVKQLTNILKGYTGKLTLYVVPFTEIQMEIIDKCREDELTIIMRRFMMRLACALADKYGINSVTTGESIGQVASQTMEGLVVSDDVADRPVFRPLVAMDKIDIIEVSRKIDTYETSILPYEDCCTIFVPKHPKTKPRLVEIIKSESVLDIDKLVEKAIADMEIYK; encoded by the coding sequence ATGAGAAAATTAATACTTGTAAAATTTGCGCCGGAGATATTTTTGAAGGGGCTCAATAGAGGTAAATTTGAAAAAAAACTTAAAGATAATATAAAAAATGTAATTAAAGGCTTAGAATACGAATTTGTTGAGGACCAAGGAAGATGGTTTATATACTCAGAGCAGTTGGATACTATTATAAACAAGGTTAAAAATGTTTTTGGAGTAATGGAAGTATGTGAGGTTACGCAAGTTGAAGCGACACTGGTCGAAATCGAAAAGCAAGCAGTTTTAGAAATGGTAGGTAGCCCAGCTAAAACATTTAAAGTAGAAACTAATAGAGCAAACAAAAGCTTTAGCCCAGGGTCTATGGATGTAAGTAGAAAAGTAGGTGGCTGCATATTAAAAAATAATGAAAACGTAAGTGTAGATGTGCATAATCCAGAATGTGTTATAAATATTGAAATAAGAAAAATGGCATATATCTATTCAAAACGTATAAAGGGCGTTTGTGGATTGCCTTATGGAATGAATGGTAGCACCATGCTTATGTTATCAGGAGGTATAGATTCACCTGTAGCAGGTTACATGATGGCAAGACGTGGAGTAGAAGTGCATGCAGTTTATTATCATAGTCATCCCTATACTAGTGAGAGAGCAAAAGATAAGGTAAAGCAATTAACTAATATTTTAAAAGGATATACTGGGAAATTAACACTGTATGTAGTTCCATTTACTGAAATTCAAATGGAAATTATAGATAAATGCAGAGAAGATGAATTAACAATAATAATGAGAAGATTTATGATGAGGCTTGCATGTGCACTTGCAGATAAATATGGTATAAATTCAGTAACTACAGGGGAAAGCATTGGTCAAGTAGCTAGTCAAACTATGGAAGGGCTTGTAGTAAGTGATGATGTGGCTGATAGACCGGTGTTTAGACCACTAGTAGCTATGGACAAGATTGATATTATAGAAGTATCAAGAAAAATAGATACTTATGAAACATCAATTCTACCTTATGAGGATTGTTGCACAATTTTTGTTCCCAAACATCCAAAAACAAAACCAAGATTAGTTGAGATAATTAAGTCAGAATCAGTTTTAGATATTGATAAACTTGTTGAAAAGGCTATAGCAGATATGGAGATTTATAAATAA